The region CCAACGTGGAAGGGATTATGAGAACAGCCGGCAGGTGTCAACTGTGGCTGTGAAATAATCGGGACATTCTTACTTCAGCCTGCCGTGTCTGCTTTTGCGGATGTCTGTGGTGGGCGTGCGGAGCCGGATGCAGGGCAACCCAGATTTCATGCGGCAGGCCATCGAGCTTGCGATCGAGAACGTTACCTCAGGTCGCGGTGGCCCGTTCGGCGCAGTGATTGTGCGGAATGGCGAGGTGATTGCCACCGGCGTGAACACGGTCACAGTGACGAACGATCCTACTGCGCATGCTGAGGTGGTAGCGATTCGCAATGCATGCGGTGTACTGAAGGATTTCTCGCTTCCGGAGTGCACCATCTATACAAGCTGCGAACCGTGTCCGATGTGCCTGGCGGCGATCTATTGGGCACGGATGGAGAGGATCTTCTACAGTGCGACGGTAGCGCAGGCAGCGAGTGCTGGA is a window of Edaphobacter sp. 12200R-103 DNA encoding:
- a CDS encoding nucleoside deaminase yields the protein MSVVGVRSRMQGNPDFMRQAIELAIENVTSGRGGPFGAVIVRNGEVIATGVNTVTVTNDPTAHAEVVAIRNACGVLKDFSLPECTIYTSCEPCPMCLAAIYWARMERIFYSATVAQAASAGFDDAFLYEELRKRIGERKLPEERLLAECGDETFEAWRQFLARVDY